The nucleotide sequence AGCACAATGATGCCGTCCGGCGGGCCCTTCGCCGGGTCCCATTTCGGGAAGCGGCTTTCCAGCGGAGACAGCATCAGGCTGCCGAGCGGCGTCAGCCCGACGATCGCCAGCAGCAGCATCGCCGACACCACCAGCCTGCGTCCCGCCCGGGCAAACCGCGTCAGCATCAGGAGAGCGCCGATGAGGCCCAGCGCGATCATGAAATTGGTCGGCAACGCCAAGAGGCCGAGCGTCTTCGACAACACAAAGAACATTCCTGGCTCCGGCGCGCGGTGAGAGACAACGGCTGCCCTCATACACGACAGCCGCCATGCGTTGCCATCTCTCTGCGAACGCGACGTGATGGGCTATGCTCTTCGCCGAACCGGCACGAATGAGAGCACCATGGCCCATCATCATCTGCACGCCAGCCCCGAGACCTGCCATTGGGGCTTCTTCGAATCCCGGCTGAAGCCCGTGCTGACGGTCGACAGCGGTGACGAGGTCACGATCGATTCGATCAGCGGCGGGCCCGACGTGGTGCCGGATACCAGCAAATTCCACGTGCCGCCGGAGCTGTTCGATGTGCACGCGCGCAGCGAGCGCATGGTGCCGGGCCATATCCTGACCGGGCCGGTCGCGGTGCGCGGCGCCGAGGTCGGCGACGTGCTGGAAGTCGAGATCCTCGACGTTCAGCTGCGGCAGGATTGGGGCTACAATTTCATCCGGCCACTGGCCGGCACCCTGCCCGACGATTTCCACGAGAGCCGGCTGATGAACATCCCGCTCGATCGCGAGCGCATGGTCGGCAAGATGCCGTGGGGCCTGGAGTTGCCGCTGGCGCCGTTCTTCGGCGTGATGGGCACGGCGCCGCCGCCGGCCTGGGGCCGCATCACCTCCCTGATCCCGCGCGCGATGGGCGGCAATCTCGACAACAAGGAGCTGGGCGCCGGCGCTAAACTGTATCTGCCGGTGTTCGTGCCGGGGGCACTGTTCTCCTGCGGCGACGGCCATGGCGTGCAGGGCGACGGCGAGGTCTGCGTGACCGCGATCGAGACCGCATTGCAGGGCCGCTTCCGTCTCACCGTACGCAAGGATCTGACATTCGACTATCCGCGTGCGGAGACGCCCACGCACTACATGACGATGGCGATGGACCCGGATCTCGACCAATGCGTGGTGAAGGCGCTGCGCGACATGATCGTGCTGCTCGGCGAGAAGCGCAATCTGTCGCGCGAGGATGCGTATACGCTGTGCAGCCTCGCGGCGGACCTGCGGGTGACGCAGACGGTCAACGGCTCCAAGGGCATTCACTGCATGATCGCTAAGTCGGTCGTGCACGGCTGAGTTTTGCGTCGGGAGCGCACGGTAGCGCCACACACACGGCGGTCGTCCGGGGCTTGACCCGGGACCCATAGCCACCGGCGGATGTGGTGACACGAGGGGGCCGGACCTGCGCAAGCCAACTGCTCCCTGGGGTTATGGGTCCCGGGTCAAGCCCGGGACGACGGCGGAGTGTGAGGCGCGAGCGGAGCAACCCACCGACACGAGTGGAGACGCGCGCGAACACACATCCGCGGTCTCGCGACAATCCTGCCCGAGTCATGCTGCAACTTCCGCCCTCTGAAACATCGGAGGGCGCAGGGAAGGCCAGGCGTCGGCTGACGCCTGCGGCCCGCCTGCGAGAAAAAATGCAGGCGGCAGGTACCACAGGTGCAGCCGAGAACGCCCGGCCTTCCCTGCGCGATGGTTTTCACGCTTATGGCGCGCTCTCCCCGGTGTCCGGCTTAATAGCCACCGTCGTCAGCGGGATCATCGCCCGCTGATTTGGCGCCAGCTTCGGGGCGCCAGGACCACACGCTTTTGCGTCCGCAATCAGCCGTTCGTCCGCGCATCCGTGAGAACACGCTGCGGCTCCATCGCGGCCATCGCATCCCCGCCTCGCGTGTCGTGACGATCGCGCGCTACGCCCCTTCCGAGTGAGGCGGGATACGCGGAGTAAAGCACGATTTCCGGAAAAACGAAAGCGTTATTTTCTGAATCGTAGAAATCGTCGTTCGGCGTCGCCGCCGCCAGGCCGGCCGGGGGCGCGCGGCGCCGGGAACCATCGCAACACACGTTCGATTGGCTGGGGACCAGCCATCGGAGGAGTCCCGCCGGTTGCAGTGCGAATCCCCTCCACCCGCTCGTGCACCGTACCATTCCGGGCCGGGACTCGCCGAGCGCGCGGAGAGTCATCGCCGCGCCCCGTCGGATTCGTCACATTTCTTTAAAATTCAATGCCTTAACCACTTATCCCCAAGTGGCTGTACAACCCATTGGATTCCTAATAGAGTCTAAAAAGTTACTTTTCTGTACACCGGTTACGGACTAGCTTTTGGGCATGGCGACGGAAAAAGCCGAGACTGACCGCATCCCCGTAACCCTGGCCCTGGCCACCATTGGCTATCTCGAAAAGCTCGTGAAACAGGGCACCCACGGCACCAGCGTTCCGGGTGTCTGCAGAACGTTGATCGAAGAAGGCATCCGGCTCGCCATCAAGGACGGGCTGCTGTCGATTCGCGACAACGGACGGGCGTAACAGGGACACGTAAGCGGAGACAGTTTCGGGTGCAGCCGTCGGCCAGGACGATCCAGGACGGATCAAACTTGGAAGCGACACAATGCCCGCCGAACGACAGACCCAACCCACCTGGACCGAGGAACGGCTCCAGGCCCTGAAGCAGCACTTTGAGGCCGGGCTGACCTGCCGAGAGATCGCCGCCGAGCTCGGCGTCAGCCGCAATGCCGTGATCGGCAAGATCTCCCGCCTCGCGCTGACGCGCGACAATGGCGGCGACACCAGGCGCATGGTCCGGGACAACGCCCGCGACGGCGCCCGCCGCCCCGTGCCGAAACTGCGCCGCCGCATCCTGCGCGCGGTGCCCAACGATCCGCCGCCGATCGTGATCGAGGAGCCGCCGGCCGGCCCGGTCGAGAACGGCTGCTCGCTGTTCGAACTCTCCAAGGAACGCTGCCGCTGGCCGATCTCCACGCCCGGCGCGGACGATTTCTGCTTCTGCGGCTCGAAGCCGATCGAGGGCTTGCCGTATTGCCCGAGCCATACGCGGATGGCGTATCGGGTGGCGTCGTCGCGGTAGAAGAGAACGACAGCTTAAACCCACAAGCCTATCGGCTTGTACGCACGCGATCACGCTTTGCTCGGTCTCCGTGTTCTGCGGGGACGGCGCGGCCGTCTCGTCTCCCCTCCCCCTTGCGGGGAGGGGTCGGGGGTGGGGGTCCACGCGCACTGAATTTCGTGAAGCCCGCCTTCAATGTTGCCAAGCACGTCGTTGTTCCAGAATCGAAGAACGCGATAACCAGCAGCTTCGATTTGCTTGGTGCGAGCAGCGTCTTCTTCTTTCCGCCAATCATGCTGGCCACCATCGACTTCGATTACCAGTTTTGCTTTGCGACTGACGAAGTCGACGATGAAGGGACCAATCTGCGCCTGACGACGGAAGTGAGAGCCGGCCAGCTTGAGGTCGTGGCGAAGATGTTGCCAGAGGACTCTCTCGGCGTCAGTGGGCTCGGCGCGCATACGCTGCGCGAAAGATCGTCGGGCGTCATCCATGGCGTTCGATCTCACTAGCAGCGGGACTCGTGGACCCCCACCCCCGACCCCTCCCCGCAAGGGGGAGGGGAGCTCACTGTCCGGGCCGTACGAGCGATGTCCACAACTAACAGGTATCCCTACCCCAGCTTCCACCCCGCCTCCTGGGCAAACCGCTGGAAGAACTCCGGCTCGTAGGCCTGCTCCGGGGATTGCCGCACGCGCATGTCGAGCAGCTTGGCGTCCTCGCCGACCAGGATGCGCCATTGCTCGGCCTTCACGCCCTCGAGGATGATCTTCGCCGCCTGTGCGGCCGTCGTCGGCGCATCCTCGAGGAAGCTGCGGGCGCGTTCGCGGGCGGCGTTCTGGATGTCCTGATCGCTCATCGCTGAGACGTCGATGCCCATGCCCTTCATGCGCTGGCGGGCCTGGGCGAGCTCGGTCTCGCTGAGCTCGTCGGAGGCGCCGCCGCTCTGCACCTTGCGTGAGTTCGAGACGATCGAGGTGCCGATGTGGCCGGGCATCACCACCGAGCATTTGATGTGCGGGGCGTTGAGGCGGAGATCGTTGATCAGCGCTTCCGTAAAACCCTTCACGGCGAATTTCGCGGCGCTGTAGGCGGTGTGCGAGACGCCCATGCCGACCGAGGCCCAGAAGCCGTTGACGCTCGACGTGTTGACGATGTGGGCCTCGTCGGCCTTCAGCAGCATCGGCAGGAAGGTGCGGACGCCGAGATAGACGCCGCCCCAGCAGATGTTGAAGGTGCGCTCCCACTGCTCGCGGCTGTTGCTGAACAGGCTGCCGCCGCCGCCGATGCCGGCATTATTGAACAGCAGATGGATCTTGTCGGTCGCCTGCTGCTCGGCGAGCTCATCGCGGAAACGCTGCAGCTGCGCCTCGATCGAGACGTCGGCGACGTGCGTGGTGACGCGCAGGCCCTGCGGCAGCCCATCGGCCTCGCACAGCCGCCTGGTCTCGGCCATCGCCTCGGTCGAGATGTCGCACATCGCGACGTTGCAGCCCTCGGCAACGAGCTGTCGGGCGAGCTCGCGGCCCATGCCCGTGCCGCCTCCGGTGATCACGGCGGTCCTGCCGGCGAAATCCTTCATCGACGTCTGTCCTTCCCTGTGGCCGGCGCGACAGCCGGCGACCTGCTCGTTCTCTTCGCGGAACGCGCGCCGAGCTTAGGGCGTTTGCCGGACAAGACCAGAGAAGATGTCGCGGTCGACGTTGCAACGCACCACCGAAAAGACTCATCTCCCGGTTGAACCGCGCGCGATCGCCTCCGACATATTCCATGGGGAGGCAGGCTCGAGGAGGTTCGCATGGCGTACCAACAGGGGCACTGGCAGGACGAGAGCTGGCACGACACGATGGTCGACCAGGTCGTCGCCGACAACGGCGCTTATGTCACAGGCTGGACGATCTCAGGAATTGCGGTGATCGGCACCATCGTCGCCGTGTGGCTGCTCGGGATCTGACCAGCGCGACGCGCTTCATCATGACGTGGCGGGCCGCGCCAAGCGTGGCTTCGCTGCCGTGTGCGCCGCTCTTTCCTCCGTCATTGCGAGCGCAGCGAAACAATCCAGAGTCCCGCCCACAGCCCCTGGATTGCGTCGCTGCGCTCGCAATGACGTGGGGAGAGCCCACGGTCTCGCAGTAGCTTGGCGCTCGGAACAAAGTTCTCACAACCGTCATGCGCGCACATACCGGGTGACTTTCCGAAGGTCTCGCGAGCCTGAACTCGTTGCATACAATTGAAGTTGATTGATTAAAATATAGGCGAAAATTTGCTCACGCCGCTCGTTGCCCACATTGGAAGCAATCTTAAAGCTAAGTGACTTCAGTAGCTTAGCTCCTCTGCCCGACCGAAAGTCCCTGGCACGAAGCTTGCGATCTCCCTTTCCGAGGCGGCGCCGCGACGGTGAAGCCGAGAGGCGCGGGCGCGACAGCCCGCCGAGGGAGCACACCAATGGACTTTGGCAGGATTTCACGACGGCATCTGTTGCAGGGTGGCGCGGCGCTGACGCTCGGCGCAGCCGCGGGCCTGCGGCCGGCCTTCGCAGCCGATACGACGATCGGCTTCATCTATGTCGGCTCGCGCGACGACTACGGCTACAACCAGGCGCATGCGCAGGGCGCGGCCGCACTGAAGAAGCTGCCCGGGCTGAAGGTCATCGAAGAGGAGAAGGTGCCGGAGACCGACGCGGTCGAGAAGACGATCGAGTCGATGATCAATCTGGACGGCGCCAGCCTGCTGTTCCCGACCTCGTTCGGCTACTACAATCCGCACATGATCAAGATGGCCAACAAGTACCCGAAGCTGCGCTTCGAGCACTGCGGCGGCCTGTGGAGCGAGAAGGATCCGAAGAACGCCGGGTCCTATTTCGGCTACATCGACGAGGCGCAATATCTGTCCGGCATCGTCGCGGGCTACACCAGCAAGAGCGGCAAGCTCGGCTTCGTCGCCGCAAAGCCGATCCCGCAGGTGCTGCGCAATATCAACGCCTTCACCCTCGGCGCGCAGCTCGCCAATCCCAAGGCGACCACGCAGGTGATCTTCACCGGCGACTGGTCGATGCCGGTCAAGGAGGCCGAGGCCACCAACAGCCTGATCGACCAGGGTGTCGACGTGCTGACCTGCCATGTCGACGGTCCGAAGACGATGGTCGAGAACGCGGCGCGCCGCGGCGCCTTCGTGACCGGCTATCACGTCAACCAGTCGCCGCTGGCGCCGAAGGCGTATCTGACCGGCGCCGAGTGGAATTGGGAAGCGCTGTATCCGAAGTTCGTCAAGATGCTGGCGGCCGGTGAGAGCATTCCGAACTTCTATCGCGGCGGACTCAAGGAAGAGCTGGTGAAGGTGTCGCCCTACGGCGAGGCCGTCTCGGAGCAGGCGCGCAAGCATGCCGACGAGATCAAGGCCAAATTCCTCGGCGACGGCTATACGATCTTCAAGGGCCCGATCAAGGACAACAAGGGCAACACGGTGATCACCGCGGGCACCGAGCGCGGCCAGAAAGATCCCGAGCTCGAGAAGATGGACTATCTGGTCGAGGGCGTGATCGGAGCGACGTCGTGACAACAGAGGCGGCCGATACGGTTGATGCGGCCGCCATCGCGCCGGCCGCCGACGCAGGTTTTCTGCAACGCTACGGCGCGAGCATTGAGTACATATTGATCCCGGGCGCGGCGCTGGTCGCCGCGCTCCTGGTATTTGGTGGGTTCGTGGCGCTGTTCGGCAAGAACCCGCTCGATCTCTATTGGTACATGTATTACGGCGCGTTCGGCACCTGGTTCTCCTGGCAGAACACGCTGAGCCGCGCCGCGCCGCTGATCCTGACCGCGCTGTGCACCGCCCTGCCCGCGCAATTGGGCATGGTGATCATCGGCGGCGAAGGCGCGCTCTTGATCGGCGCGCTGTCGGCGACGTCGGTCGCGCTGGCGCTGCAGGGCATGCCGCCGCTCGTCGTTCAGGTCGCGATGGTGATCGCCGGCATGACCGGCGGCGGATTGTGGATTTTGCTGTCGGGTGGACTGCGCCAGTATCGCGGAGTGAATGAGACGATCTCCAGCCTGCTGCTGGTCTACATTGCGCTCGCCATCCTCAACCATCTCGTCGAAGGCGTGATGCGCGATCCGGCGAGCCTCAACAAGCCGTCGACGCGCGAGATCGGCGCCGCCAACATGATCGGCACCATCCCCGGCACCGACGTGCATTGGGGCCTGGTGTTCGGGCTAATCCTGGCGATCGCGTCCTACGTGCTGATCTATCACACCACCTTCGGCTTCGCCGCGCGCGTCGCCGGCGGCAACATCCGCGCCGCCAAGATCGTCGGCCTCTCCGTCGGCAAGCTGATCCTGACCGTGTGCTTCCTCGCCGGTGCCTGTGCCGGCCTCGCCGGCATGGTCGAGGTTGCCGCCGTGCAGGGCCGCACTAATGCCAACCTCGCGGTCGGCTACGGCTTCACCGGCATTCTCGTGGCGTTCCTGGCGCGGCAAAATCCGCTGGCGATCGTCCCCGTGGCGATCCTGCTCGGCGGCATCAATGCCTCCGGTGGCCTGTTGCAGCGCCGGCTCGGCCTGCCCGATGCCTCCGTGCTGGTGCTGCAAGGGATCATCTTCATCTCGGTGCTGGCGAGCGACGCGCTCTACGGGCGCATCGGGTTTCTGAAAGGAAAGTCCTGAGCCATGGCTGACGGCAATATCGGGCTCTGGACGGTCCCGCTCGCGGTGCTCGGCGGCGCCATCCGCGTCTCCACGCCCTTCCTGTTCGTCAGTCTCGGCGAATGCATCACCGAGCGCTCGGGCCGCATCAATCTCGGCCTGGAGGGCACGCTGGTGATGGGCGCGATGAGCGCCTATGGCATCTCCTATCTCTCGGGCTCGCCTTGGCTCGGCGTGCTCGCCGCCGGCCTCACCGGAGCGCTATTAGGCGCGCTGCATGCCGGCATCTGCTCGCTGCCGCGCGTCAACGACGTCGCGGTGGGAATCTCCTTGATGCTGTTCGGCACCGGCCTCGCCTTCTTCCTCGGCAAGCCGCTGATCGAGCCGACCGCGGCGCGGCTGCCGGCGATCGATTTCGGCTGGTGGAGCGACGTGCCGCAGGTGCGCGCCGCGCTGCGCATCAACGTGCTGTTCCTGATCGGCGTCATCCTCGCGCCAATCCTGTTCTGGGCATTCAAGACCACGCGCTGGGGTCTCCTCATCCGCACCGCCGGCGAGAGCGCCGATGCGGCGCGCGCGATGGGGCATTCGGTGCTGGCGATCCGGCTCCGCGCCACCATGGCCGGCGGCTTTCTCGCCGGCATCGGCGGCT is from Bradyrhizobium sp. ORS 285 and encodes:
- a CDS encoding DUF559 domain-containing protein; translation: MDDARRSFAQRMRAEPTDAERVLWQHLRHDLKLAGSHFRRQAQIGPFIVDFVSRKAKLVIEVDGGQHDWRKEEDAARTKQIEAAGYRVLRFWNNDVLGNIEGGLHEIQCAWTPTPDPSPQGGGETRRPRRPRRTRRPSKA
- a CDS encoding ABC transporter permease; amino-acid sequence: MADGNIGLWTVPLAVLGGAIRVSTPFLFVSLGECITERSGRINLGLEGTLVMGAMSAYGISYLSGSPWLGVLAAGLTGALLGALHAGICSLPRVNDVAVGISLMLFGTGLAFFLGKPLIEPTAARLPAIDFGWWSDVPQVRAALRINVLFLIGVILAPILFWAFKTTRWGLLIRTAGESADAARAMGHSVLAIRLRATMAGGFLAGIGGSFLSLFYPGSWNEGLSSGQGITAVALVIFARWDPMLCLWASLAFGGAAALGPALQSVGVTSGYHLFNAAPYILTLLIMVITCSPKRTLSGAPAELSITR
- a CDS encoding acetamidase/formamidase family protein, coding for MAHHHLHASPETCHWGFFESRLKPVLTVDSGDEVTIDSISGGPDVVPDTSKFHVPPELFDVHARSERMVPGHILTGPVAVRGAEVGDVLEVEILDVQLRQDWGYNFIRPLAGTLPDDFHESRLMNIPLDRERMVGKMPWGLELPLAPFFGVMGTAPPPAWGRITSLIPRAMGGNLDNKELGAGAKLYLPVFVPGALFSCGDGHGVQGDGEVCVTAIETALQGRFRLTVRKDLTFDYPRAETPTHYMTMAMDPDLDQCVVKALRDMIVLLGEKRNLSREDAYTLCSLAADLRVTQTVNGSKGIHCMIAKSVVHG
- a CDS encoding SDR family NAD(P)-dependent oxidoreductase, whose protein sequence is MKDFAGRTAVITGGGTGMGRELARQLVAEGCNVAMCDISTEAMAETRRLCEADGLPQGLRVTTHVADVSIEAQLQRFRDELAEQQATDKIHLLFNNAGIGGGGSLFSNSREQWERTFNICWGGVYLGVRTFLPMLLKADEAHIVNTSSVNGFWASVGMGVSHTAYSAAKFAVKGFTEALINDLRLNAPHIKCSVVMPGHIGTSIVSNSRKVQSGGASDELSETELAQARQRMKGMGIDVSAMSDQDIQNAARERARSFLEDAPTTAAQAAKIILEGVKAEQWRILVGEDAKLLDMRVRQSPEQAYEPEFFQRFAQEAGWKLG
- a CDS encoding BMP family ABC transporter substrate-binding protein, which produces MDFGRISRRHLLQGGAALTLGAAAGLRPAFAADTTIGFIYVGSRDDYGYNQAHAQGAAALKKLPGLKVIEEEKVPETDAVEKTIESMINLDGASLLFPTSFGYYNPHMIKMANKYPKLRFEHCGGLWSEKDPKNAGSYFGYIDEAQYLSGIVAGYTSKSGKLGFVAAKPIPQVLRNINAFTLGAQLANPKATTQVIFTGDWSMPVKEAEATNSLIDQGVDVLTCHVDGPKTMVENAARRGAFVTGYHVNQSPLAPKAYLTGAEWNWEALYPKFVKMLAAGESIPNFYRGGLKEELVKVSPYGEAVSEQARKHADEIKAKFLGDGYTIFKGPIKDNKGNTVITAGTERGQKDPELEKMDYLVEGVIGATS
- a CDS encoding ABC transporter permease — its product is MTTEAADTVDAAAIAPAADAGFLQRYGASIEYILIPGAALVAALLVFGGFVALFGKNPLDLYWYMYYGAFGTWFSWQNTLSRAAPLILTALCTALPAQLGMVIIGGEGALLIGALSATSVALALQGMPPLVVQVAMVIAGMTGGGLWILLSGGLRQYRGVNETISSLLLVYIALAILNHLVEGVMRDPASLNKPSTREIGAANMIGTIPGTDVHWGLVFGLILAIASYVLIYHTTFGFAARVAGGNIRAAKIVGLSVGKLILTVCFLAGACAGLAGMVEVAAVQGRTNANLAVGYGFTGILVAFLARQNPLAIVPVAILLGGINASGGLLQRRLGLPDASVLVLQGIIFISVLASDALYGRIGFLKGKS
- a CDS encoding GcrA family cell cycle regulator — protein: MPAERQTQPTWTEERLQALKQHFEAGLTCREIAAELGVSRNAVIGKISRLALTRDNGGDTRRMVRDNARDGARRPVPKLRRRILRAVPNDPPPIVIEEPPAGPVENGCSLFELSKERCRWPISTPGADDFCFCGSKPIEGLPYCPSHTRMAYRVASSR